A DNA window from Pyrus communis chromosome 3, drPyrComm1.1, whole genome shotgun sequence contains the following coding sequences:
- the LOC137729582 gene encoding tetrahydroberberine oxidase-like, whose translation MEISHIKLLPLLLFFLLNSVCSTTSNPISESFVPCFSSRLHSNSTSKIILTESTWDYSSVLQSSIQNLRFLNTSTPKPHAIITPSRYSHVQAAVVCAKKDGIQIRIRSGGHDYEGLSYVSEAPFIIIDLFNLRSVDVDIENESAWVESGATLGELYYTIAQKSKIHGFPAGTCPTMGVGGHISGGGFGTIFRKYGLAADNVIDAKIVDVNGRILDRKSMGEELFWAIRGGGGSSFAVILKWKLRLIPVPPSVTVFTISQTIEQGATKLFSKWQNIADTLHEDIFLHSVISVGNKAGANGGKTINIEFGSLFLGPVEKLLTLMQDNFPELSLDRSNCTEISWIESVLYFAGMSINESEALLGRTQQSKSFFKAKSDYVTKPISEAGLEGLWQTLIEVEAYLILTPYGGKMSEISDSETPFPHRIGNIFGIQYMVTWDDGKETEKHVGGMRRLYDYMEPYVSKSPRGAYLNYRDLDLGRNNACNTSYGQASIWGLKYFKNNFRRLVHVKTLVDPGNFFRNEQSIPVFPSI comes from the coding sequence ATGGAGATCTCACACATAAAACTACTTCCCCTACTACTTTTCTTCCTTCTAAACTCAGTTTGTTCTACAACTTCGAACCCGATTTCGGAAAGCTTTGTCCCTTGCTTTTCATCCCGCTTACATTCTAACTCAACAAGCAAAATCATCCTCACCGAAAGCACTTGGGATTATTCCTCAGTCTTGCAATCGTCCATACAGAATCTCCGATTCTTGAACACATCAACACCGAAACCACATGCTATTATTACTCCTTCTCGATACTCTCATGTTCAGGCAGCTGTGGTATGCGCCAAGAAAGACGGCATACAAATAAGAATCCGAAGCGGGGGCCATGACTACGAGGGCCTATCTTATGTATCCGAAGCTCCTTTCATCATCATCGATCTTTTCAATCTTCGGTCTGTCGACGTTGACATAGAGAATGAGAGTGCTTGGGTTGAGTCAGGTGCTACTCTCGGAGAGTTGTACTACACAATTGCACAAAAGAGTAAAATTCATGGATTTCCAGCAGGGACATGTCCAACTATGGGTGTGGGGGGACATATTAGCGGAGGTGGATTTGGCACTATATTCCGAAAATATGGTCTAGCAGCTGACAATGTTATTGACGCTAAGATTGTTGACGTTAATGGCAGGATTCTCGACAGAAAATCCATGGGAGAAGAACTCTTTTGGGCTATTCGAGGAGGGGGAGGCTCAAGCTTTGCAGTCATTTTGAAATGGAAACTTAGGTTGATTCCTGTTCCTCCATCTGTGACAGTTTTCACAATTTCACAGACCATAGAACAAGGCGCAACCAAACTATTTTCGAAATGGCAAAACATTGCAGATACGCTTCATGAAGACATTTTCCTACATTCAGTCATAAGTGTTGGAAATAAAGCTGGCGCAAATGGTGGCAAAACTATTAATATTGAATtcggttccttgtttcttgggCCAGTCGAGAAACTTCTCACTTTGATGCAAGACAATTTTCCGGAGTTAAGTTTAGACCGCAGCAACTGCACTGAAATAAGCTGGATCGAGTCTGTTCTATACTTTGCCGGCATGTCGATAAACGAGTCGGAAGCTTTGCTTGGGAGAACACAACAATCTAAgagcttcttcaaagcaaaatCAGACTATGTGACTAAACCAATTTCGGAAGCTGGCTTGGAAGGTTTATGGCAAACACTGATTGAAGTGGAAGCTTATTTGATATTGACACCTTATGGTGGAAAGATGAGTGAGATTTCGGATTCGGAAACTCCTTTCCCACACAGAATCGGCAACATATTCGGAATCCAGTATATGGTCACTTGGGATGATGGCAAGGAAACTGAGAAACATGTTGGCGGGATGAGAAGGCTGTATGACTACATGGAACCATATGTTTCAAAGTCCCCAAGAGGTGCCTATTTGAATTATAGGGATCTAGACTTGGGGAGGAACAATGCTTGTAATACAAGCTATGGACAAGCAAGCATTTGGGGCTTAAAGTATTTCAAGAATAATTTTAGGAGACTTGTTCATGTGAAAACCTTAGTTGATCCTGGTAACTTCTTTAGGAATGAACAAAGCATCCCTGTGTTCCCATCTATTTGA
- the LOC137729239 gene encoding tetrahydroberberine oxidase-like, with product MEISHIKLLPLLLFFLLNSVCSTTSNPISESFVPCFSSRIHSNSTSKIILTESTWDYSLVLQSFIQNLRFLNTTPKPHAIITPSRYSHVQAAVVCAKKDGIQIRTRSGGHDYEGLSYVSEAPFIIIDLFNLRSVDVDIENESAWVESGATLGELYYTIAQKSKIHGFPAGTCPTNGVGGHISGGGFGTIFRKYGLAADNVIDAKIVDVNGRILDRKSMGEELFWAIRGGGGSSFAVILKWKLRLVPVPPSVTVFTISQTIEQGATKLFSKWQNIADTLHEDIFLHSVISVGNKAGVNGGKTINIEFGSLFLGPVEKLLTLMQDNFPELSLDRSNCTEMSWIESVLYFAGKSINKSEALLGRTQQSRSFFKAKSDYVTKPISEAGLEGLWQTLIELKAYLILTPYGGKMSEISDSETPFPHRIGNIFGIQYMVTWDDGKETEKHVGGMRRLYDYMEPYVSKSPRGAYLNYRDLDLGRNNACNTSCGKASIWGLKYFKNNFRRLVHVKTLVDPGNFFRNEQSIPVFPSI from the coding sequence ATGGAGATCTCCCACATAAAACTACTTCCCCTACTACTTTTCTTCCTTCTAAACTCGGTTTGTTCTACAACTTCGAACCCGATTTCGGAAAGCTTTGTCCCTTGCTTTTCATCCCGCATACATTCTAACTCAACAAGCAAAATCATCCTCACCGAAAGCACTTGGGATTATTCCTTAGTCTTGCAATCCTTCATACAGAATCTCCGATTCTTGAACACAACACCGAAACCACATGCTATTATCACTCCTTCTCGATACTCTCATGTTCAGGCAGCTGTGGTATGCGCCAAGAAAGACGGCATACAAATAAGAACCCGAAGCGGGGGCCATGACTACGAGGGCCTATCTTATGTATCCGAAGCTCCTTTCATCATCATCGATCTTTTCAATCTTCGGTCTGTCGATGTTGACATAGAGAATGAGAGTGCCTGGGTTGAGTCAGGTGCTACTCTCGGAGAGTTGTACTACACAATTGCACAAAAGAGTAAAATTCATGGATTTCCAGCAGGGACATGTCCAACTAATGGTGTGGGGGGACATATTAGCGGAGGTGGATTTGGCACTATATTCCGAAAATATGGTCTAGCAGCTGACAATGTTATTGACGCTAAGATTGTTGACGTTAATGGCAGGATTCTCGACAGAAAATCCATGGGAGAAGAACTCTTTTGGGCTATTCGAGGAGGGGGAGGCTCAAGCTTTGCAGTCATTTTGAAATGGAAACTTAGGTTGGTTCCTGTTCCTCCATCTGTGACAGTTTTCACAATTTCACAGACCATAGAACAAGGCGCAACCAAACTATTTTCGAAATGGCAAAACATTGCAGATACGCTTCATGAAGACATTTTCCTACATTCAGTCATAAGTGTTGGAAATAAAGCTGGCGTAAATGGTGGCAAAACTATTAATATTGAATtcggttccttgtttcttgggCCAGTCGAGAAACTTCTCACTTTGATGCAAGACAATTTTCCGGAGTTAAGTTTAGACCGCAGCAACTGCACTGAAATGAGCTGGATCGAGTCTGTTCTATACTTTGCCGGCAAGTCGATAAACAAGTCGGAAGCTTTGCTTGGGAGAACACAACAATCTAGgagcttcttcaaagcaaaatCAGACTATGTGACTAAACCAATTTCGGAAGCTGGCTTGGAAGGTTTATGGCAAACACTGATTGAATTGAAAGCTTATTTGATATTGACACCTTATGGTGGAAAGATGAGTGAGATTTCGGATTCGGAAACTCCTTTCCCACACAGAATCGGCAACATATTCGGAATCCAGTATATGGTCACTTGGGATGATGGCAAGGAAACTGAGAAACATGTTGGCGGGATGAGAAGGCTGTATGACTACATGGAACCATATGTTTCAAAGTCCCCAAGAGGTGCCTATTTGAATTATAGGGATCTTGACTTGGGGAGGAACAATGCTTGTAATACAAGCTGTGGAAAAGCAAGCATTTGGGGCTTAAAGTATTTCAAGAATAATTTTAGGAGACTTGTTCATGTGAAGACCTTAGTTGATCCTGGTAACTTCTTTAGGAATGAACAAAGCATCCCTGTGTTCCCATCTATTTGA